Part of the Bacteroidota bacterium genome, CCCTTATTGCCGTTAGGTAAGCTTTGGTTCTTTGCGAAAAAACCTTTGCATTCTTAGAGTGAAATTTCCCATGGCGTTTTTCACCCAATCGCTTCCTCATGCTGGGCGCAAAGAAAAAACCTGAACTTAAATAAAAGAAGACAATTAATGTTCTTTGGATTCAGAAGCCTGATTAAATAACAAATCCAAAATACTACGATTGGGAATACTGTACTCTTTAATTTTAAGAGCCTATCAAAACCAATGGATTTCATTAATACCTGCTTTAATAAGAGTTATTTTGATCTGGAAATTCTAGAAAGCTAACCCATATATCCAGGGAACACCATGGAGAAAACAACTATTTATCCTTAATAACTTCTTTAATAAGAGAATATTTTGATCTGGAAAGTGTACAAAGCTAAACCCAAATACAATTAACACCAGGGAGAAAACAACTTGAAATGTTACCTGACATTAAATTTTAAAGTTGAAATAAAATCATACACCTATTTTTTTAGGTTTATTGTTTTTCAATTTACCCCTATCTATTAACTCTTATTTTGGTTTTTCTTTTTGAAAATTCGATGTTTTTAAAATTTCGAATTGCATTTCAACTATTACCATTACCTTACTTCCTACTAAAAATCCAATGTTTTTTCTATCTCCTTTGCCCTGTGAGCATAGGTATGATGGGCCAACACCTTTCTCAATGCGGCTTGTCCTATTTTTTTTGCAACAGCGGGGGCCAATTCGTCTAAAATAGAGGCAACTTGCTGGCCATTCTCTGCCAATAAAATTTCCCTGCCTGGTTCAAAAAATGAATTTATTCCCTCTAGATTGTCGGTTATAATACAGGCCCCTGCTCCTGCTGCTTCAAAGATTGCTGATGATGGGGAATAACTAGTATTGTTGCTTTCTTCTTTGCCGATGTTTAAAACTGTAAGTGGTGTGGAATTTAAAACATTTTGAAAATTTTCTGTCATATCTCCTGCATATTTTATATTCTTTCTCAAAGGTTTATTTTCCCATCCCTTGCCTCCAATAATAAAAGATTTTTCAGTCATAAGCGTGGCTGGCTTGAAAAAAAATTCCTCAATCATTTCCTCACTCTCCTGTAACCTGTTTCCCATGTATGACAAGTCACAATCATAAACAGGATTGGGTTTTGAAGGGAAATGAGTTTCCGGGTCTACGGCATTGTAAACAGGTATACAATGCTTTGCTCCAAGCTTTTTATATGCATCAATTACTGCTTGGCCTCCTCCGTTTGTAAAAACAATATCGTATTCAGGAATTAGTTTAATTAGTTGATCATTCGGATCTTTTTGTAGCCTCTCTAGCGTGGTTTTAACATCTACGTCCCAAAAAACAATTCTCTGTCCTTGCTTGCGAATTTGAATTACCTTTCTTTCAAGTTCCTTGTCAAACATGCCCTCTCCGCTTATTTTTACAAGTAAATCAGCTTTTGATCCAATTGATAGTATATCCAAAAGTGCAGATTTTTTTGACTGATAGAAAACCCTATTGGCCCAATCTGATTTCTCTTTATCCGTAAAAGCAGGTCCTCTATAAGTTTCCTGTTCATAGAAAATAATTTTATGCCCGTTTTTATTTAAGGCATTAACAATGCCCTTATAATAAGGAGCAGCTGTATTCCTATTGAAAGAAGCCAGACTTGAGCCAAAGAATGAAATTTTAAGTCCCATGGTATAATGTATTACAGTTAGTCCATTTTAATTAAGCATTTCAAATATCCTTCTGGTCTTTGGATTAGAAGATCAAAAGCTTGATTTATTTCTTTCAAATCAAATTCATGCGTATAAAGTTCTTTCGTTCGCATTTTTCCAGACAT contains:
- a CDS encoding glycosyltransferase, producing MGLKISFFGSSLASFNRNTAAPYYKGIVNALNKNGHKIIFYEQETYRGPAFTDKEKSDWANRVFYQSKKSALLDILSIGSKADLLVKISGEGMFDKELERKVIQIRKQGQRIVFWDVDVKTTLERLQKDPNDQLIKLIPEYDIVFTNGGGQAVIDAYKKLGAKHCIPVYNAVDPETHFPSKPNPVYDCDLSYMGNRLQESEEMIEEFFFKPATLMTEKSFIIGGKGWENKPLRKNIKYAGDMTENFQNVLNSTPLTVLNIGKEESNNTSYSPSSAIFEAAGAGACIITDNLEGINSFFEPGREILLAENGQQVASILDELAPAVAKKIGQAALRKVLAHHTYAHRAKEIEKTLDF